The Danio rerio strain Tuebingen ecotype United States chromosome 1, GRCz12tu, whole genome shotgun sequence genome includes a region encoding these proteins:
- the spcs3 gene encoding signal peptidase complex subunit 3, giving the protein MNTVLSRANSLFAFSLSVMAALTFGCFITTAFKDRSVPVDIHVSKVMIKNVDDFTGPRERSDLGFVTFDLFANLQPIFDWNVKELFLYLTAEYSTKSNTLNQVVLWDKIVLRGDNTKLNLKDVKSKYFFFDDGNGLRANKNITLTLSWNVVPNAGILPLVMGSGHKSLAFPETYETAKSY; this is encoded by the exons ATGAACACGGTTTTGTCGAGGGCGAACTCGCTCTTCGCCTTCTCTCTCAGTGTAATGGCGGCTCTCACATTCGGATGCTTTATCACGACAGCCTTCAAAGACAGAAGCGTACCGGTTGATATACACGTATCCAAAGTCATGAT TAAAAATGTAGACGACTTCACGGGACCACGAGAAAGGAGTGACTTGGGCTTTGTGACATTTGATCTTTTTGCTA ATCTACAGCCAATATTTGACTGGAATGTAAAGGAGCTCTTTCTTTATCTGACAGCTGAATATTCAACCAAAAGCAAT ACACTGAACCAGGTGGTGCTGTGGGACAAAATTGTCCTGAGAGGTGACAATACCAAACTAAACCTGAAGGATGTTAAATCGAAGTACTTCTTCTTCGATGATGGAAATGGTTTAAG ggcgAATAAGAACATCACTCTGACTCTCTCCTGGAATGTGGTGCCAAATGCTGGAATCCTGCCATTGGTCATGGGATCAGGGCACAAAAGTCTCGCCTTCCCTGAAACATATGAAACAGCAAAGAGCTACTGA